The following coding sequences are from one Prochlorococcus marinus XMU1412 window:
- a CDS encoding ATP-binding cassette domain-containing protein, producing MNNTVLELENISYKYKNDLILNKINLKINSGEKIALLGKSGSGKTTLISVLNGTIKPTQGEVKLFNESFEELDRKQKSKITTIWQDLRLIEDLSAEQNVNCGLLAENNFYFAFKNLLNISSFNKAHKYMKLCRLHNSIYDKKIRKLSGGQKQRVAIARSLIQESNILLADEPFNNLDPKLITTIKNLLLENVDKNKTKKSPKTALVALHRLDLLNDFDKVIGIRDGKIFFNIKRNNLKKIHLEKIY from the coding sequence ATGAATAATACTGTCTTAGAATTAGAAAATATATCTTATAAATACAAAAATGATCTGATCCTAAATAAAATAAATTTAAAAATAAATTCTGGGGAAAAAATTGCACTTTTAGGTAAAAGCGGTTCAGGAAAAACTACACTTATATCAGTACTTAATGGCACTATAAAGCCAACTCAAGGTGAAGTTAAATTATTCAATGAAAGTTTCGAGGAATTGGATAGAAAGCAGAAAAGTAAAATAACAACTATTTGGCAAGATTTAAGATTAATAGAAGATCTCTCTGCAGAACAAAATGTTAATTGTGGACTACTAGCGGAAAATAATTTTTATTTCGCTTTTAAAAATTTACTAAATATAAGTTCTTTTAATAAGGCGCATAAATATATGAAATTATGTAGACTTCATAACTCTATTTACGACAAAAAAATCAGAAAACTATCTGGTGGGCAAAAACAAAGGGTGGCTATAGCTAGATCATTAATTCAAGAATCAAATATATTACTTGCAGATGAGCCTTTTAATAATCTAGATCCCAAATTGATAACAACAATTAAAAACCTTCTACTAGAAAATGTAGATAAAAATAAAACAAAAAAATCCCCAAAGACGGCATTAGTTGCATTACATAGATTAGATTTGCTGAACGATTTCGATAAAGTTATTGGAATAAGGGATGGTAAAATTTTTTTCAATATCAAAAGAAATAACTTAAAGAAGATTCATTTAGAGAAAATATATTAA
- the ispG gene encoding (E)-4-hydroxy-3-methylbut-2-enyl-diphosphate synthase, with amino-acid sequence MSLTQSKEVNSLSKRYSTHIERRITRTVMVGDIAIGSDYPVRVQSMINEDTMDVENAYLAIKRLHDVGCEIVRLTVPSLAHAKAVGDIKAKLLENNINTPLVADVHHNGMKIAMEVAKHVDKVRINPGLFVFEKSDPTRTEYTDEEFETIKQTILKRFTPLVEVLKAENKALRIGVNHGSLSERMLFTYGDTPLGMTESAMEFVKICDELDFHNIIISMKASRAPVMMAAYRMIADRLDSEGYNYPLHLGVTEAGDGDYGRIKSTAGIGTLLAEGLGDTIRVSLTEAPEKEIPVCYSILQSLGLRKTMVEYISCPSCGRTLFNLEEVVDKVRNATSHLTGLDIAIMGCIVNGPGEMADADYGYVGKGKGTIALYRRKEEIKRVPEDEGVNALIQLIKDDGKWIDP; translated from the coding sequence ATGTCATTAACTCAATCTAAAGAGGTTAATAGTCTCTCCAAAAGATATTCAACTCATATTGAGAGAAGGATAACTAGAACAGTAATGGTGGGTGATATAGCTATTGGAAGTGATTATCCAGTAAGAGTTCAATCGATGATAAATGAAGATACTATGGATGTCGAAAATGCTTACTTAGCTATCAAAAGACTTCATGATGTGGGTTGTGAAATAGTAAGGTTAACTGTCCCTTCCTTAGCACATGCCAAAGCAGTAGGAGATATAAAGGCAAAATTACTAGAAAATAATATCAATACCCCCTTGGTGGCTGATGTTCACCATAATGGTATGAAAATTGCAATGGAAGTTGCAAAACATGTTGATAAAGTAAGAATTAATCCTGGATTGTTTGTTTTTGAAAAATCAGACCCTACAAGAACTGAATATACAGATGAGGAATTTGAAACTATTAAGCAAACAATACTTAAAAGATTTACCCCTTTAGTTGAAGTTTTAAAGGCTGAAAACAAAGCTCTAAGGATTGGAGTTAATCATGGGTCTCTATCTGAGAGGATGCTTTTTACTTATGGAGATACGCCATTAGGAATGACAGAATCTGCAATGGAGTTCGTCAAAATTTGTGATGAGCTTGATTTTCATAACATAATTATTTCTATGAAAGCTTCTAGGGCTCCGGTCATGATGGCAGCTTACAGAATGATTGCAGATAGGCTTGACTCAGAAGGATATAACTATCCCTTACATTTAGGAGTGACCGAGGCTGGTGATGGTGATTATGGAAGGATTAAAAGTACTGCTGGAATTGGAACGCTTTTAGCAGAGGGATTAGGAGATACCATCAGGGTTTCCTTAACAGAAGCTCCAGAAAAGGAAATACCAGTGTGCTATTCAATTTTGCAATCTTTAGGATTAAGAAAAACAATGGTTGAATACATCAGTTGCCCCAGTTGTGGTAGAACACTTTTCAATCTAGAAGAAGTTGTAGATAAAGTTAGGAACGCTACCTCACATTTGACGGGTCTAGATATAGCAATAATGGGATGTATTGTTAATGGGCCAGGAGAAATGGCAGATGCTGATTATGGTTATGTTGGGAAAGGTAAAGGAACTATTGCCTTATATAGAAGAAAAGAAGAGATAAAAAGAGTCCCTGAAGATGAGGGTGTTAATGCTTTAATCCAACTTATTAAGGATGATGGGAAGTGGATTGATCCTTAA
- a CDS encoding S41 family peptidase — protein MLKKKYIFLFATSFSGLFLNNFAEATVLNNSYKEVIDHVWQIVYRDFLDSNGKFQKSNWINLRKEVLSKSYSDSNEAYDAIRDMLSNLDDSYTRFLEPKEFNQMRIDTSGELTGVGIQIIKDKESDDLIIISPIEGTPAFDAGIKARDKILSIDDISTEGMNIEDAVKLIRGQRGTKVKLEILRGSQSFFKTLSREKIEIKSVSSKVNQTKNGLSIGYVRIKQFNANASKETRDAIKDLETKKVAGYVLDLRSNPGGLLESSIDISRHFINKGVIVSTVSKDGLKETKKGNGQALTKKPLVVLVNEGSASASEIVSGAIKDNKRGKLVGKKTFGKGLVQSMRTLVDGSGLTVTVAKYLTPNGTDINKSGIMPDIEVRMNINPILQREIGTRKDKQYRAGEKELINIINRKNQISEFKPDTTNLSAFLKINKEDKVFSLN, from the coding sequence TTGCTTAAAAAAAAATATATATTTCTGTTTGCGACATCCTTTTCTGGGTTATTTTTAAATAATTTTGCAGAGGCAACAGTTTTAAATAATAGTTATAAAGAAGTAATTGATCATGTTTGGCAAATTGTATATAGAGATTTTCTTGATTCAAACGGCAAATTTCAAAAGTCCAATTGGATTAATCTAAGAAAAGAAGTTTTATCAAAATCATATTCAGACAGCAATGAAGCATATGATGCGATTAGAGATATGCTTTCTAATTTAGATGATTCTTATACAAGATTTTTAGAACCTAAGGAATTTAATCAAATGAGAATTGATACCTCTGGCGAATTAACTGGAGTTGGTATCCAAATAATTAAAGATAAAGAATCTGATGATTTAATAATTATTTCTCCCATAGAGGGCACCCCTGCATTTGATGCTGGAATTAAAGCTAGAGATAAAATATTATCCATAGATGATATTTCTACTGAAGGTATGAATATTGAGGATGCCGTGAAATTAATAAGAGGACAAAGAGGTACTAAAGTAAAGCTTGAAATTCTTAGAGGTTCTCAATCCTTTTTTAAGACTTTATCAAGAGAAAAAATTGAAATAAAATCTGTATCAAGTAAAGTCAATCAAACCAAAAATGGCTTATCAATTGGCTATGTAAGAATTAAACAATTTAATGCAAATGCATCCAAAGAAACTAGAGATGCTATTAAGGATTTAGAAACAAAAAAAGTCGCAGGATATGTTCTTGACTTGAGAAGTAATCCTGGAGGTTTATTAGAATCAAGCATTGATATCTCAAGGCACTTCATTAACAAAGGAGTAATAGTAAGTACAGTAAGTAAAGATGGTTTAAAAGAAACAAAAAAAGGAAACGGTCAAGCTCTAACAAAAAAGCCCTTAGTGGTCTTAGTTAATGAGGGTTCTGCTAGTGCTAGTGAAATAGTTTCTGGTGCAATAAAAGATAACAAAAGAGGAAAATTAGTTGGGAAGAAAACATTTGGTAAAGGTCTAGTTCAATCTATGAGAACATTAGTTGATGGTTCAGGTCTAACTGTTACAGTCGCTAAGTATTTAACTCCGAACGGCACTGATATAAACAAATCTGGAATTATGCCAGACATAGAAGTAAGAATGAATATAAACCCTATACTTCAAAGAGAGATAGGAACTAGAAAAGATAAACAATATAGAGCTGGTGAAAAAGAGCTAATAAATATAATTAATAGAAAGAATCAGATAAGCGAATTTAAGCCCGACACCACAAACCTTAGTGCATTCCTAAAAATTAATAAGGAAGATAAAGTATTTTCATTAAATTAA
- a CDS encoding PhnE/PtxC family ABC transporter permease, which produces MNKLKLNYTSLSFLPILVCIPLGYQLINNIHFGGFKLFQEFLISAFNPKIDNEIIITVIKRLNETILIGFFSWLLSIIFGAIFGIISSNIFYKIFNIPNFFYRIIRFFLTIIRSIHEVVWGIILMQIYGINFSIGIIAICIPYIAVNSKVFAEQLETIDYKSFESINQINAPIFSSLLTLIWNPIINIFKNFGLYRLECSIRSTVILGLFGIGGIGTSIFLSFQTLNFRELWTYLWSLAILIILSGLIFKKIKFNTTNKILSIFFIAVFFITILFSFSYFLYFIFNNNFENFNSVSSLFKSSSDLGLFDFLKLIFETIILSLLSTGIAISLPPLVIGIFNNNSSKIFIKIFAFLLRLIPTPVILLTLLTFNNPSLSLAALTLGLHNAGITSKLLFTNLDSQDKRNYIAMKSIGISKKTSWLLGLFSQQAKSYLAYCAYRSDIIIRETAIVGVIGSVGLGWQLQESLSSFAWQEVTIVLIAYSSIAIIGELINGKIKNSLT; this is translated from the coding sequence TTGAACAAATTAAAATTAAACTATACCTCATTATCTTTTCTTCCAATTTTGGTATGCATACCTCTAGGGTATCAATTAATAAACAATATTCATTTTGGAGGATTTAAATTATTCCAAGAATTCTTAATTTCTGCATTTAATCCCAAGATCGATAATGAAATTATTATTACCGTAATTAAGCGATTAAATGAAACTATTTTAATTGGTTTTTTTAGTTGGTTATTAAGTATTATTTTTGGAGCAATTTTTGGAATAATTTCCTCAAATATTTTTTATAAAATCTTTAATATTCCAAATTTTTTCTACCGCATAATAAGGTTTTTTCTAACAATAATTAGATCTATACACGAAGTGGTTTGGGGAATAATATTAATGCAAATATATGGAATAAATTTTTCGATAGGAATAATAGCTATATGTATACCTTATATTGCTGTAAATTCAAAAGTTTTTGCTGAACAATTAGAAACTATTGACTACAAAAGTTTTGAATCTATAAATCAAATAAATGCACCTATATTTTCTTCTTTACTAACTTTAATATGGAATCCAATAATAAATATATTTAAAAACTTTGGTTTATATCGATTAGAGTGTTCAATAAGAAGTACTGTGATTTTAGGACTTTTTGGGATTGGAGGAATAGGCACCAGTATTTTTTTATCTTTCCAAACTTTGAATTTTAGAGAGTTATGGACTTATTTATGGTCCTTAGCAATTTTGATAATTCTTTCTGGATTAATATTCAAAAAAATAAAATTTAATACTACAAATAAAATCCTATCTATTTTTTTTATTGCAGTTTTTTTCATAACAATTTTATTTTCTTTTTCATATTTTCTTTATTTTATTTTTAACAATAATTTTGAAAATTTTAATTCCGTTAGTTCTCTTTTTAAATCAAGTTCAGATTTAGGATTATTTGATTTCTTAAAACTTATATTTGAAACAATAATTTTAAGTCTTTTATCAACAGGAATCGCAATTAGTTTACCTCCATTAGTAATAGGAATTTTTAACAACAATAGTTCTAAAATTTTTATAAAAATTTTTGCATTTTTATTACGTTTAATACCTACACCTGTAATACTTCTAACTCTATTAACTTTTAATAATCCTTCTTTATCTTTAGCAGCTTTAACATTAGGTCTCCACAACGCTGGTATTACTAGCAAACTACTTTTTACAAATCTAGATAGCCAAGACAAGAGAAATTATATTGCAATGAAATCTATAGGAATCTCAAAAAAGACTAGTTGGCTTTTAGGTTTATTTTCTCAACAAGCAAAAAGTTACCTAGCATATTGCGCTTATAGATCTGACATCATTATTAGAGAAACTGCAATTGTTGGGGTTATTGGAAGTGTTGGTCTAGGTTGGCAATTGCAAGAATCACTAAGTTCCTTCGCATGGCAAGAAGTCACCATAGTTTTGATAGCTTATAGCTCCATCGCAATAATTGGAGAATTAATAAATGGTAAAATCAAAAATAGTTTAACTTGA
- a CDS encoding pyridoxal phosphate-dependent aminotransferase, producing the protein MSQVNLSDRALSIEPSLTLQISAKANQLSAEGVDICNLSAGEPDFDAPKEVIEATSKAIFDGFTKYGPAAGNLDLRKAIANKLQIQNDLNYEFENVMVTNGAKQAIYNLFQVLLNTGDEVIIPSPYWLSYPQMVRLAGGKPIFTNSSAEDGFKINIGDLKSKISSKTKFIIINSPNNPTGRVMSKEELLQIADLARENPNINILSDEIYELILKKEFKHYSLSSLANDLKDRIFIINGFAKGWAMTGWRIGYLVGPKDVIKASSALQSQSTSNVCSFVQKGALEALKINNEFFSMINSHYDQRRRLLFEGLNNINGIYIEEPNGAFYAFPKLPNSSITSVDFCNKALQDYGLVVVPGKAFGADQCIRISCAASEIKIKDGLQRLEKAISEYF; encoded by the coding sequence ATGAGTCAAGTTAATTTATCTGATCGGGCACTTTCAATTGAGCCTTCTCTTACATTGCAGATAAGTGCTAAAGCAAATCAATTATCTGCAGAAGGAGTAGATATTTGCAATTTAAGTGCAGGTGAACCTGATTTTGATGCCCCAAAAGAAGTTATAGAGGCTACAAGTAAAGCTATATTTGATGGATTTACAAAGTACGGGCCCGCAGCGGGGAATTTAGATCTCCGAAAAGCAATTGCAAATAAACTTCAAATTCAAAACGATTTAAATTATGAATTTGAAAATGTAATGGTCACAAATGGTGCTAAGCAAGCAATATATAATCTTTTCCAAGTATTGTTAAATACTGGAGACGAAGTTATTATTCCTTCTCCATATTGGTTAAGTTATCCCCAGATGGTTAGATTGGCGGGTGGGAAGCCAATTTTTACAAATTCTTCTGCAGAAGATGGATTTAAAATAAATATAGGAGATTTGAAGTCTAAAATCTCTTCAAAAACTAAATTTATAATTATCAATTCTCCTAATAACCCTACTGGAAGAGTTATGTCAAAGGAAGAATTATTACAAATTGCCGACTTAGCTAGAGAAAATCCAAATATCAATATTCTTTCTGATGAGATTTACGAACTAATCCTTAAAAAGGAATTTAAACACTACAGTTTATCTTCATTAGCAAATGATTTAAAAGATAGAATTTTTATAATAAATGGGTTTGCGAAAGGATGGGCTATGACTGGCTGGAGGATAGGTTATTTAGTAGGTCCCAAAGATGTAATCAAAGCATCCTCAGCATTACAAAGTCAAAGTACAAGTAATGTTTGCTCTTTTGTTCAAAAAGGTGCTTTAGAGGCTTTAAAAATTAATAATGAGTTTTTCTCAATGATAAATAGCCATTATGATCAAAGAAGAAGACTTCTCTTTGAGGGCCTTAATAATATAAATGGGATTTATATTGAAGAACCTAACGGAGCATTTTACGCATTTCCAAAATTACCCAACTCCTCAATTACTTCTGTTGATTTCTGCAATAAAGCTCTTCAAGATTACGGATTAGTTGTTGTACCTGGAAAAGCTTTTGGAGCTGATCAATGTATAAGAATATCTTGTGCAGCTTCAGAAATTAAAATAAAAGATGGACTACAAAGACTTGAAAAAGCCATCTCTGAATACTTTTAA
- a CDS encoding uracil-DNA glycosylase gives MKRLVIGRGSVFADLLVIGEAPGAQEDLEGKPYVGKSGKLLNELLIQAGIDYKKDVYFCNVIKCRPPNNRKPTAREINIHKPWLLQQIKLVDPKFILLTGSTAMRAILEVKDPISNLRGQWIKKDGREIMVIFHPSYLLRFPSKEINKPYHLTLKDLENVSSKLYAV, from the coding sequence GTGAAAAGGTTAGTAATTGGGAGAGGAAGTGTATTCGCAGATTTGTTAGTAATTGGTGAGGCACCTGGAGCCCAGGAAGATTTAGAAGGAAAACCTTATGTAGGTAAATCTGGTAAGTTATTAAACGAATTATTAATACAAGCTGGAATTGACTATAAGAAGGATGTTTATTTTTGTAATGTAATTAAATGTCGTCCACCAAATAATAGAAAACCCACTGCTAGAGAAATTAATATTCATAAACCATGGTTATTACAGCAAATAAAGTTAGTCGATCCAAAATTTATATTACTTACTGGTTCTACTGCTATGAGAGCTATTTTAGAAGTTAAAGATCCTATAAGTAATTTAAGAGGTCAATGGATTAAAAAAGATGGGAGAGAAATTATGGTAATTTTTCATCCATCTTATTTGTTGAGATTTCCTTCAAAAGAAATCAATAAACCTTACCATCTAACTTTGAAAGACCTAGAGAATGTAAGTAGTAAACTATATGCCGTATAA
- a CDS encoding TIGR04168 family protein produces MNVLSIIKPNIVLFVGDISDGSVKIIKKINEIKIPTFVILGNHDRGKDSTGETLSKQIRVLGEKYCAWDLKVFNNQINLLSARPCSSGGGYYLSKEVKGVYGPITEQDSINKIIKCSEETVEEIPLIIMSHAGPSGLGSEPKSICGKDWKLPSLDWGDRDLSAAISQIQKRRKVDLVVFGHMHNRLKRNLGLREMFKIDSKGTIYFNAAVVPRYKTDEDGKLLINFSWIEFENKELRHVSHRWYSESGVIREEDKFF; encoded by the coding sequence TTGAACGTTTTATCGATTATCAAACCAAATATTGTTTTATTTGTTGGTGATATTTCTGATGGAAGTGTCAAAATAATTAAAAAAATCAATGAGATCAAAATTCCTACTTTTGTGATTTTAGGAAATCATGATAGAGGGAAAGACTCTACAGGCGAAACTCTCTCAAAGCAGATACGTGTTCTTGGTGAAAAATATTGTGCATGGGATTTGAAAGTTTTTAATAATCAAATAAATTTATTGTCTGCTAGACCATGTAGTTCTGGCGGCGGCTATTATCTTTCAAAAGAAGTTAAAGGTGTTTATGGACCTATAACCGAACAAGATTCAATAAATAAAATTATCAAATGTTCAGAAGAGACTGTTGAAGAAATACCTCTAATAATTATGTCTCATGCTGGTCCTTCAGGTTTAGGTTCAGAACCTAAAAGCATTTGTGGGAAAGACTGGAAATTACCCTCTTTAGATTGGGGAGATAGAGATTTGTCTGCTGCTATTTCTCAAATACAAAAGAGAAGAAAAGTTGATCTTGTAGTTTTTGGTCATATGCACAACCGGCTTAAAAGAAATCTTGGTTTAAGGGAGATGTTTAAAATTGATAGCAAAGGAACGATTTATTTCAACGCTGCTGTGGTACCAAGATATAAAACTGATGAAGATGGGAAATTGCTAATTAACTTTTCATGGATTGAGTTTGAAAATAAGGAATTAAGGCATGTTTCTCATCGATGGTATTCAGAGTCTGGTGTAATTCGTGAAGAAGATAAATTTTTTTAG
- a CDS encoding methanol dehydrogenase, which produces MPSKINYLLGIFLSILVLISHKPVFAINNPNLLPEEKTPVIDLAKTLSPNQKKSLEEKLNNLEIESGWKIKYLSQFESSPGSAIKDYWDLDETSLLIVADPRGGNLLNFNVGEAYFNFMPRLFWVELQTRFGNQYYVKDHGEDGAVLDAIDSVKICLERGGCQVVPGLPKEQYVWTLCTSILGGLVAGFASAPRKEGQVISIGFLALLSPLWGMLFGIFGLAPIISRTNDLLPLFKNGLAFTAAGIAGYILSQTLFSRYEKPNNT; this is translated from the coding sequence ATGCCTTCAAAGATTAACTATTTATTAGGAATATTTCTATCTATATTAGTTTTAATTTCACATAAACCCGTTTTTGCTATAAATAATCCAAATCTCTTACCAGAAGAAAAAACACCAGTAATTGATTTAGCTAAAACATTAAGCCCTAATCAGAAAAAGTCTTTAGAAGAAAAGCTAAACAATCTAGAAATTGAAAGTGGGTGGAAAATTAAATATTTATCTCAGTTTGAAAGTTCACCTGGTAGTGCAATAAAGGACTATTGGGATTTAGATGAGACAAGTTTGTTGATAGTTGCAGATCCTAGAGGGGGAAATTTGCTGAACTTTAACGTAGGAGAGGCTTATTTTAATTTTATGCCAAGGTTATTTTGGGTTGAACTTCAAACAAGATTTGGCAACCAATACTATGTTAAAGATCACGGTGAGGATGGTGCAGTATTAGATGCAATTGATTCAGTAAAGATTTGTCTCGAAAGAGGAGGATGCCAAGTTGTCCCTGGCCTACCCAAAGAGCAATATGTATGGACTTTATGTACATCGATTCTTGGAGGTTTAGTAGCAGGTTTTGCATCTGCCCCAAGAAAAGAAGGTCAAGTCATTTCAATTGGATTTTTAGCTCTTCTTTCTCCTTTATGGGGAATGTTATTTGGAATTTTTGGTTTGGCACCGATAATATCCAGAACAAATGATTTATTACCTTTATTTAAAAATGGTTTAGCTTTTACAGCAGCAGGAATTGCGGGTTATATCTTATCTCAAACATTATTTTCAAGATATGAAAAGCCTAATAATACTTGA
- a CDS encoding putative selenate ABC transporter substrate-binding protein, with product MFNLKNFLLSSSLLFSVFSSPVFSNPKVLKVGAIPDQNQDVLDKRFNLFSKELSKQLDVEVKYIPVINYVAAVTGFRTKDLDLVWFGGLSGVQARLQTPNSIVIAQRDIDKEFKSVFIVNKNLELNSISNIKGLKKLKNLRFTFGSENSTSGRLMPEYFLNQAGVEIKHFKGKKAGYSGSHDATIALVNSGAFDAGALNKQVWENNLKNNPKRTSNLELFWITPEYVDYHWVAQGDLENRFGEGFTKELKLVILNLDIKQKSHKQILDMFNAKRFIKAESNQYKNIEEIGRKLNKIR from the coding sequence ATGTTTAATTTAAAGAATTTCCTACTAAGTTCATCTCTATTATTTTCTGTTTTTTCATCACCTGTATTTTCAAATCCCAAAGTTTTAAAAGTTGGAGCAATACCTGATCAAAACCAAGATGTTTTGGATAAAAGATTTAATTTATTTTCAAAAGAATTATCCAAACAACTTGATGTAGAAGTTAAATACATTCCTGTTATTAATTATGTTGCAGCAGTAACTGGATTTAGAACTAAAGATTTAGATTTAGTTTGGTTTGGCGGTTTATCAGGAGTTCAAGCAAGATTACAAACACCTAATTCAATTGTCATAGCTCAAAGAGATATCGATAAGGAATTTAAAAGTGTTTTTATAGTAAACAAAAATTTAGAACTTAACTCAATTTCAAACATTAAAGGACTTAAAAAACTAAAGAATTTAAGATTTACTTTTGGCTCTGAAAACTCAACTTCTGGAAGATTAATGCCAGAATATTTTTTAAATCAAGCAGGGGTAGAAATTAAACATTTTAAAGGAAAAAAAGCAGGTTATAGTGGGAGTCATGATGCCACTATAGCTTTAGTTAATAGTGGGGCATTTGATGCTGGAGCTTTAAATAAACAGGTTTGGGAAAACAATCTTAAAAATAATCCCAAAAGAACAAGTAATTTAGAATTATTCTGGATCACACCAGAATATGTTGATTATCATTGGGTAGCTCAAGGTGATCTTGAAAATAGATTCGGGGAAGGGTTTACAAAAGAACTTAAATTAGTAATTCTAAATTTAGATATAAAGCAAAAATCACATAAACAGATATTAGATATGTTCAATGCAAAAAGATTTATAAAGGCAGAATCAAATCAATATAAAAATATAGAGGAAATCGGGAGGAAATTAAATAAAATTAGATGA
- the nadA gene encoding quinolinate synthase NadA, translating to MTSTAKQKSVQNEEDLISEIKERCKKANAIILAHYYQAPEIQEIADFIGDSLDLSRKAANNDADIIIFCGVHFMAETAKILSPNKTVLLPDIDAGCSLADDCPSDKFQKFREENPDHYVVSYINCTAEVKAQSDLICTSSNAVSLIKKIPEDKKIIFAPDQNLGRWVQKNSGRDLKLWPGSCIVHESFSEEALLKLKYQNPGSKVIAHPECSQNLLILSDFIGSTSKLLDFVSKDPSKTYMVLTEPGIIHQMKKKEPNKIFIEVPDVEGCKCNECPYMKLNTLEKILDCLKNNSPSIELDPEIIRRAYVPIKRMLDMSN from the coding sequence ATAACTTCTACTGCAAAACAGAAATCAGTTCAAAACGAAGAGGATTTGATTTCTGAAATAAAGGAGCGTTGCAAAAAAGCTAATGCAATTATTCTTGCGCACTATTATCAAGCACCAGAGATTCAGGAAATTGCAGATTTTATTGGAGATTCATTAGATCTATCTAGGAAAGCTGCAAATAATGACGCAGATATAATAATTTTTTGCGGTGTGCACTTTATGGCCGAAACCGCAAAAATACTTAGCCCTAATAAAACAGTCCTATTACCAGATATTGACGCAGGATGCTCATTAGCAGACGATTGTCCTTCAGATAAATTTCAAAAATTCAGGGAAGAGAATCCAGATCACTATGTCGTAAGTTATATAAATTGCACTGCAGAAGTAAAAGCTCAAAGTGATCTGATATGTACAAGCAGTAATGCAGTCTCATTAATTAAAAAGATACCTGAAGATAAAAAGATAATATTTGCGCCAGATCAGAACCTTGGGAGATGGGTACAGAAAAATTCAGGAAGAGATCTTAAATTATGGCCTGGCAGCTGCATTGTTCATGAATCATTTAGTGAAGAAGCACTTCTAAAATTAAAATATCAAAATCCAGGATCAAAAGTAATTGCTCATCCTGAATGTAGTCAAAATTTACTAATTCTCTCAGACTTTATTGGATCAACAAGTAAGCTGCTTGATTTCGTAAGTAAAGATCCATCTAAAACTTACATGGTACTAACTGAACCTGGAATAATTCATCAAATGAAAAAGAAAGAACCTAATAAAATTTTTATTGAAGTCCCAGATGTAGAAGGTTGTAAATGTAACGAGTGTCCATATATGAAATTAAATACTTTAGAAAAAATTCTTGATTGTTTGAAAAATAATTCCCCGTCTATCGAACTAGACCCAGAAATAATAAGAAGAGCCTATGTGCCAATAAAGAGAATGCTGGATATGAGTAATTAA